The following proteins are co-located in the Trichocoleus sp. FACHB-46 genome:
- a CDS encoding FGGY-family carbohydrate kinase gives MNLYLGLDFGTSGARAIAIDAEGTVQAQASYPYVATASKDWVTSWQTALFALIEKIPLDLRQSIRAIAIDGTSSTVLICNSAGRPIDEPILYNDARGATVLEMLQAIAPANHSVISATSSLAKLLWWTQQPQFAQVRYFLHQADWLSFLLHGKLGISDYHNSLKLGYDAEQLCYPAWLESLPMSPLLPQVVAPGTPIGPVKAAIATQFSLRSNCLVCAGTTDSIAAFLASGAQIPGEAVTSLGSTLVLKLLSQTRIDDTQFGIYSHRLGEWWLVGGASNTGGAVLQKFFSSEQLETLSEKIPTEQESSLHYYPLQHPGERFPINDAALAPQLEPRPEDPVEFLHGLLESMARIEAQGYELLQKLGATPLKQVYTAGGGANNSAWTKIRERQLKTSVVRSAQTEAAYGTALLAMRNCNQIL, from the coding sequence ATGAACCTTTACCTTGGCCTAGATTTTGGCACTTCAGGCGCACGCGCGATCGCAATTGACGCCGAGGGAACCGTGCAGGCGCAAGCCAGTTATCCCTATGTCGCCACGGCTTCAAAGGATTGGGTCACCAGTTGGCAAACGGCTTTATTTGCCCTGATCGAAAAAATCCCCCTAGACCTGCGCCAATCTATCCGAGCGATCGCGATCGATGGCACCTCTTCGACTGTGCTGATCTGCAACAGCGCCGGACGACCCATTGATGAACCGATCCTCTATAACGATGCTCGTGGAGCAACAGTTTTGGAGATGTTACAAGCGATCGCCCCTGCGAATCACAGCGTCATCAGTGCCACCTCTAGTTTGGCTAAGTTGTTGTGGTGGACTCAGCAACCGCAGTTTGCTCAAGTGCGCTATTTCTTGCACCAGGCTGACTGGTTGAGTTTTCTACTCCACGGCAAATTAGGGATCAGCGATTATCACAATAGTCTCAAGCTGGGCTACGACGCCGAGCAGCTATGCTACCCAGCTTGGTTAGAGAGTTTGCCCATGTCACCCTTGCTACCTCAGGTTGTGGCTCCTGGTACGCCCATTGGCCCGGTTAAGGCGGCGATCGCTACCCAATTTAGCTTGCGCTCCAATTGCCTCGTCTGTGCAGGCACCACAGACAGCATTGCTGCTTTTCTCGCCAGTGGAGCCCAAATCCCCGGTGAGGCTGTCACGTCGCTCGGTTCCACTCTGGTCCTCAAGCTTTTGAGCCAAACTCGGATCGATGACACTCAATTCGGTATCTACAGCCATCGTTTGGGCGAATGGTGGCTTGTGGGTGGCGCTTCCAACACAGGTGGAGCAGTGTTGCAAAAATTCTTTAGTTCTGAGCAATTAGAAACGCTTAGCGAAAAAATTCCCACTGAACAGGAAAGCTCGTTGCATTACTACCCATTGCAGCACCCTGGCGAACGCTTTCCGATCAATGATGCTGCCCTGGCTCCCCAACTAGAACCACGCCCAGAAGACCCAGTGGAATTTCTCCACGGCTTGTTAGAGAGTATGGCCCGCATTGAAGCCCAAGGTTATGAGCTATTGCAGAAGTTAGGAGCCACGCCGCTCAAACAGGTCTACACAGCCGGAGGAGGGGCAAACAACTCAGCCTGGACCAAAATTCGCGAGCGCCAACTAAAAACCTCTGTGGTTCGCTCGGCCCAAACGGAAGCGGCATACGGTACAGCTTTGCTGGCAATGCGGAATTGCAACCAGATTTTGTAA
- the uvsE gene encoding UV DNA damage repair endonuclease UvsE — translation MSQQLTDTALPKLGLVCITSTNQVRYRALTRKRLLQLELSEQERVLRALYADNLQRLNLAIDFCLEQGIRLYRLTSALFPFADEPIGEGILLEFQDTLRATGDRAQTASIRLVIHPDQFVVLSSDKPEVIENSIKILRAQAQIFDLLGLPRSPWAMMEIHGGKGDRAERLIQVIRNLPDGIRCRLALENDEYAYSAAEILAVCQAAEVPMVFDAHHHVIHEKLESYEHPSVAEMVLAARSTWPFPEWQLVHISNGCDAFGDPHHSNLITVMPSSYREVPWIEVEAKLKEQAIAKLREEWLAPAIASMSA, via the coding sequence ATGAGCCAACAGTTGACAGACACCGCACTTCCAAAATTGGGGTTGGTCTGCATTACCTCTACAAATCAAGTGCGCTATCGTGCTTTGACCCGGAAGCGGTTATTACAGCTAGAACTCAGTGAACAGGAACGAGTTTTGCGAGCGCTGTATGCCGACAATCTACAGCGCCTCAACCTCGCGATCGATTTCTGTCTAGAACAAGGGATTCGGCTCTATCGGCTAACTTCAGCTTTATTTCCGTTTGCCGATGAGCCAATCGGTGAAGGAATTTTGCTGGAGTTTCAAGACACGCTCCGAGCCACGGGCGATCGCGCCCAGACGGCGAGCATTCGCCTCGTCATCCATCCCGATCAGTTTGTGGTGCTTAGCTCTGATAAACCAGAGGTAATCGAGAATAGTATCAAAATCCTACGGGCTCAGGCGCAAATCTTTGACTTGCTCGGTTTGCCGCGATCGCCTTGGGCGATGATGGAAATCCACGGCGGCAAAGGCGATCGCGCGGAACGGTTGATTCAGGTGATTCGCAATCTACCCGATGGGATTCGTTGCCGTTTGGCTCTGGAAAATGACGAGTATGCTTACAGCGCGGCAGAAATCTTAGCGGTCTGCCAGGCGGCTGAAGTGCCAATGGTGTTTGATGCTCACCATCATGTCATTCACGAAAAACTGGAAAGCTACGAGCACCCTAGTGTAGCGGAAATGGTGCTAGCCGCTCGTAGCACTTGGCCTTTTCCAGAATGGCAACTAGTGCATATTTCTAATGGTTGTGATGCTTTTGGCGACCCCCACCACAGCAATCTCATTACAGTCATGCCTAGTTCTTACCGGGAAGTGCCTTGGATTGAGGTGGAAGCAAAATTGAAGGAGCAGGCGATCGCGAAACTCCGGGAAGAGTGGTTAGCTCCCGCGATCGCCTCAATGTCAGCCTAA
- a CDS encoding EAL domain-containing protein: MSQANAGPKSCACYNLSPCGAAEAGRLFLWLPVPHTLKKIVPYLQTANFSCDLMPERHGLSIACAPGQTQELAKNIGELLTPRELESTQVLFVRGNIQPRIHDFSDITSLQRFIKFTQSDWLVEMLAAKRFTSFFQPIVHMADTSRIYAHEALLRGFDEQDRLIMPGAILDLATEAGLLPQVDRLARLSAIAAASRHQISSHIFINFSPTALYDPVSCLRSTVDAIDEAGIPHEHVVFEVIESDRPQDLDHLKSILKYYRDAGFLIALDDLGSGYSSLNLLHQLRPDFLKLDMGLVRDVHQDPYKGLITEKILEITQQLNIQTVAEGIECIGELDWLRQRGATFAQGYLIAKPGALPAATTPCLTAIAPPTLNQLSDNLPDASSQAQQVGSQPLANYDLQAQIDQQSESERIVAAVTQRIRQSLDLNEILQTTAAEVRQLFQVDRVVLYRFASDWSGVVVVESVAEGWLPILGLNVIDTCFQSNHACEYKQGRTKAIEDIHAAELTPCHVELLQQLQIRANLVVPILQQEKLWGLMIAHQCSGPRSWKASEMNLFSQLAGQAAIAIQQSELYQQLQQANQELQRLASSDGLTQVANRRCFDEYLAQEWQRLAREQATLSLILCDVDCFKLYNDTYGHLAGDDALRQVAQAIAQAVKRPADLVARYGGEEFAIILPNTDAVGAAAVATEIQAKIKTLQLLHISSQVTGFVTLSLGVATTIPQGQSSAATLIAAADQGLYRAKAQGRNRLFQINYEEANIKATIEN, from the coding sequence GTGAGCCAAGCTAATGCTGGTCCGAAATCCTGTGCTTGCTACAACCTCTCGCCCTGTGGTGCAGCAGAGGCTGGCAGATTGTTTCTGTGGCTGCCTGTACCGCACACCCTAAAAAAAATCGTGCCTTACTTGCAGACAGCAAACTTCAGCTGCGATCTGATGCCAGAGCGGCATGGCCTGAGTATTGCTTGTGCACCTGGACAAACCCAGGAGTTAGCCAAAAATATCGGCGAGTTGCTGACTCCGCGAGAGTTGGAATCTACTCAAGTGTTGTTTGTTCGAGGTAATATCCAGCCCCGAATTCATGACTTTAGCGATATTACCTCGTTGCAACGCTTCATCAAGTTCACCCAATCTGATTGGCTGGTAGAGATGCTGGCGGCTAAACGCTTCACTAGCTTTTTTCAGCCGATTGTTCACATGGCAGACACCTCTCGGATTTATGCTCACGAAGCGCTATTGCGGGGGTTTGACGAGCAGGATCGTTTGATTATGCCAGGTGCCATTTTGGATTTGGCTACAGAAGCGGGACTGCTGCCCCAAGTGGATCGACTGGCTCGTTTAAGCGCGATCGCTGCTGCCAGTCGGCATCAAATCTCCAGCCACATCTTTATCAATTTTTCCCCCACGGCGTTGTATGACCCAGTTTCCTGCCTACGGAGTACCGTAGATGCCATTGATGAGGCAGGCATTCCCCATGAGCATGTGGTGTTTGAAGTAATTGAGTCCGATCGCCCTCAGGATTTGGATCATCTCAAATCAATTTTGAAATACTACCGAGATGCAGGGTTTCTGATCGCGCTGGATGATTTAGGCTCTGGCTACTCTAGCCTTAATTTATTGCATCAATTACGTCCAGACTTCCTCAAATTGGATATGGGCCTGGTTCGAGATGTGCATCAAGACCCCTATAAAGGTCTAATCACAGAAAAGATTTTGGAAATTACGCAGCAGTTAAATATTCAGACCGTGGCTGAAGGCATTGAGTGCATTGGGGAGCTGGACTGGCTGCGGCAGCGCGGTGCCACTTTTGCCCAAGGATACTTGATTGCCAAACCAGGGGCTTTGCCCGCCGCTACGACGCCTTGCTTAACTGCGATCGCGCCACCGACTTTAAATCAACTTAGTGACAACCTGCCGGACGCAAGTAGTCAGGCTCAGCAGGTAGGCAGCCAACCGCTAGCAAACTACGACTTACAGGCGCAAATTGACCAGCAAAGTGAGTCGGAGCGAATTGTGGCTGCTGTAACTCAGCGCATTCGGCAATCTCTAGACTTAAATGAAATTCTGCAAACCACAGCGGCAGAAGTTCGACAGCTGTTTCAGGTAGATCGGGTTGTCCTTTACCGCTTTGCGTCCGACTGGAGTGGGGTTGTGGTGGTAGAGTCTGTAGCCGAGGGATGGCTACCTATATTGGGGCTGAATGTCATAGATACTTGCTTCCAATCCAATCACGCTTGTGAATATAAGCAAGGACGAACTAAAGCAATTGAAGATATTCACGCCGCAGAGCTGACTCCATGCCATGTGGAGCTACTACAGCAGTTGCAAATTCGGGCTAATTTAGTGGTGCCAATTTTGCAGCAGGAGAAGCTGTGGGGGCTAATGATCGCCCATCAGTGTAGCGGTCCTAGAAGCTGGAAAGCTTCTGAGATGAATCTATTCAGCCAGTTGGCGGGTCAAGCCGCGATCGCGATTCAGCAGTCGGAACTTTATCAACAACTGCAACAAGCCAACCAGGAGCTACAGCGCCTCGCGTCCTCAGATGGCTTGACTCAAGTGGCAAATCGTCGCTGCTTTGATGAGTATTTAGCTCAGGAATGGCAGCGATTAGCGCGTGAGCAAGCTACTTTGTCTTTGATTCTGTGCGATGTAGATTGCTTCAAGTTGTATAACGACACCTACGGGCACTTAGCTGGGGATGATGCTTTAAGACAAGTTGCCCAAGCGATCGCCCAAGCTGTAAAGCGACCTGCGGATCTAGTGGCTCGTTACGGGGGTGAAGAATTTGCCATCATCCTACCGAATACGGATGCGGTGGGTGCTGCCGCAGTCGCGACCGAAATCCAGGCCAAGATCAAAACTTTGCAACTGCTGCACATTAGTTCTCAAGTTACTGGATTCGTAACGCTTAGCCTCGGTGTCGCCACAACAATTCCCCAGGGCCAGTCTTCTGCTGCAACTTTAATTGCAGCCGCGGATCAAGGTCTTTACCGAGCTAAAGCTCAAGGCCGCAATCGCTTATTTCAAATAAATTACGAAGAAGCTAATATCAAAGCCACAATAGAGAATTAA
- the pcrA gene encoding DNA helicase PcrA, whose protein sequence is MTATTDFLGHLNPSQRQAVEHFCGPLLVVAGAGSGKTRALTYRIANLVLTHRVDPESILAVTFTNKAAKEMKERIERLFAERQALDEFSKPFHLLAPYEQKQLRSRVYKNITKELWIGTFHALCCRILRFDVDKYQDSNGRQWTKNFSIFDESDAQSLVKDIVQNKLNLDDKKFDPRSVRYAISNAKNEGLSPQELEQQQPNFRGRVIANVYSCYQDALAANNALDFDDLILLPVQLFKQNEQVLAYWHKRFRHILVDEYQDTNRTQYDLVRLLVTNGAESRDFKSWDYRSIFVVGDADQSIYSFRKADFKILMGFQDDFGDRLPDDDTRTMVKLEENYRSTENILQAANELIENNTERIDKVLKPTRGSGETIFCHRSDDETAEAEFAVHQIRTLERQNPELNWGCFAILYRTNAQSRAFEESLVRWGVPYKVVGGLKFYDRREIKDVLAYLRAIANPADTVSLLRVINTPRRGVGKTTIDSLTNAAQQLGVPLWEILQDDTSVKTLAGRSAKGVLNFANIIQTWREKLETIPATEIVQGVLEDSGYIQDLQNQGTDEALDRVQNVQELYNAVRQFEEDNEDKSLSGFLANASLASDLDDLKEDDARVSLMTLHSSKGLEFPVVFLVGLEQGLFPNFRSLEDPTALEEERRLCYVGITRAQERLFISHARERRLYGSREPASPSLFLAELPRELLTSNVATAIPTRMTQGIAAAKREGVAVGSARPNSHEDDWTVGDRIVHKAFGVGQVTHIFGKGDKICLAIKFPGLGQKIIDPKVTVLQRVE, encoded by the coding sequence ATGACCGCCACCACTGACTTTCTCGGCCATCTCAACCCCTCTCAAAGACAAGCCGTGGAACATTTCTGCGGGCCGCTTTTGGTGGTAGCGGGAGCAGGATCAGGCAAGACTCGCGCCCTGACCTACCGGATTGCCAATCTGGTGCTGACCCACCGAGTAGACCCAGAAAGCATCCTGGCCGTGACTTTTACCAACAAAGCCGCCAAGGAAATGAAAGAGCGGATTGAGCGCTTGTTTGCCGAGCGGCAAGCCCTGGATGAATTTAGCAAGCCCTTTCATTTGCTCGCACCTTACGAACAGAAGCAACTGCGATCGCGGGTCTACAAAAACATCACCAAAGAATTGTGGATTGGCACCTTCCATGCGTTGTGTTGCCGCATTTTGCGGTTTGACGTAGATAAGTATCAAGACAGTAATGGTCGTCAGTGGACGAAGAACTTCTCGATCTTTGATGAATCGGACGCCCAGAGCTTAGTCAAAGATATTGTCCAAAACAAGTTGAACTTGGATGACAAAAAGTTCGATCCGCGATCGGTGCGCTACGCCATTAGCAACGCCAAAAATGAAGGCTTGTCGCCGCAGGAATTGGAGCAACAGCAGCCCAACTTTAGAGGTCGGGTGATTGCTAATGTCTATAGCTGCTATCAAGATGCCCTAGCCGCCAACAACGCCCTAGACTTTGACGACCTGATTTTGCTGCCCGTGCAACTCTTTAAGCAGAATGAGCAGGTGCTAGCTTACTGGCACAAGCGGTTTCGCCACATTTTGGTGGATGAGTACCAAGACACCAACCGCACCCAGTACGATTTAGTGCGATTACTTGTAACGAACGGCGCAGAGTCACGCGACTTTAAGAGCTGGGATTACCGCTCGATTTTTGTCGTGGGGGATGCGGATCAGTCGATCTATTCTTTCCGCAAAGCTGACTTCAAAATCTTGATGGGCTTTCAGGATGACTTCGGCGATCGCCTCCCCGACGACGACACTCGGACGATGGTGAAGCTGGAGGAGAATTACCGCTCCACCGAAAACATTCTCCAAGCCGCGAACGAACTGATTGAGAACAACACGGAGCGGATCGACAAAGTCCTGAAGCCGACTCGCGGTAGTGGCGAAACCATTTTCTGTCACCGCTCTGATGATGAAACGGCTGAAGCCGAGTTTGCGGTTCACCAAATCCGCACCCTAGAACGCCAGAACCCCGAACTTAATTGGGGCTGTTTTGCCATTCTCTACCGCACCAATGCCCAATCCCGCGCCTTTGAGGAATCGTTAGTGCGTTGGGGAGTGCCCTATAAAGTCGTGGGTGGTCTCAAGTTCTACGATCGCAGAGAAATTAAAGATGTCTTGGCTTACTTGAGAGCGATCGCCAATCCCGCCGACACCGTTAGTTTGCTGCGCGTGATCAACACCCCCCGGCGTGGCGTGGGCAAAACCACGATCGACTCGCTAACTAATGCGGCGCAACAACTGGGTGTACCGCTCTGGGAAATCTTGCAAGACGACACTTCGGTTAAAACTTTGGCGGGGCGCTCTGCAAAAGGCGTACTCAACTTTGCCAACATCATCCAAACTTGGCGAGAAAAACTAGAAACCATCCCTGCCACAGAAATTGTCCAAGGGGTACTCGAAGACTCTGGCTATATCCAAGACTTGCAGAACCAGGGCACAGATGAAGCTCTCGATCGCGTGCAAAACGTCCAAGAGCTTTACAACGCGGTGCGGCAATTTGAGGAAGACAACGAAGACAAAAGCTTGTCAGGTTTCCTAGCCAACGCCTCTCTTGCCTCTGACTTGGATGACCTAAAAGAAGATGACGCCCGCGTTTCCCTAATGACGCTGCATTCCTCAAAGGGACTAGAGTTTCCGGTCGTGTTTCTGGTGGGTTTAGAGCAAGGCTTGTTCCCCAACTTCCGATCGCTCGAAGACCCGACTGCTTTAGAAGAGGAACGGCGGCTTTGCTACGTCGGCATCACTCGTGCCCAAGAGCGGTTGTTCATCAGCCACGCGCGGGAACGTCGCCTCTATGGTTCACGCGAACCTGCTAGCCCCTCGCTATTTCTAGCTGAGTTGCCTAGAGAATTGCTTACCAGCAACGTTGCTACGGCCATCCCCACACGGATGACTCAGGGAATTGCTGCGGCTAAACGCGAAGGCGTTGCTGTCGGCTCCGCTCGGCCCAATAGCCATGAAGATGACTGGACTGTGGGCGATCGCATTGTGCATAAAGCTTTCGGCGTGGGCCAAGTCACACACATCTTTGGCAAAGGGGACAAAATCTGCCTCGCCATTAAGTTTCCAGGTTTAGGCCAGAAAATTATTGACCCAAAGGTCACAGTGTTGCAGCGCGTAGAATAA
- a CDS encoding glutathione S-transferase family protein: protein MKRRVIFLKFYRPIGRNSSFSEFLMLKFYYAPLSPNARRVWLTLLEKQIPFEPVLMQLNGDQFQPEFAAINPFHHIPVVVDEGVRVLESLAILDYLEAKYPQSALMPTDPQAIATVRMAQMVTTNELGPAVFGLVVQPENSKQLERIQLQVAQGLGFLNELLGDRPYFGSDQLTLGDVVAGVVVSLLPYVQVDLVDYPALKAWSERLMAREAWQKTQPNPQQFEEFRRRVKIIAKQRLRQYSQGRRRDKAIAPGS from the coding sequence ATGAAACGAAGGGTTATTTTTTTGAAGTTCTACAGACCGATCGGTCGGAATTCGTCCTTCTCGGAGTTTTTAATGCTGAAGTTCTACTATGCTCCCCTCTCACCTAATGCGCGTCGAGTCTGGTTGACGCTGTTAGAAAAACAGATTCCATTTGAACCTGTGCTGATGCAGTTGAATGGAGACCAATTCCAACCGGAGTTTGCCGCGATTAATCCTTTTCATCACATTCCTGTAGTCGTAGATGAAGGGGTGAGAGTTTTGGAATCTTTGGCAATTCTGGATTACCTAGAAGCTAAATACCCTCAATCTGCTCTGATGCCAACTGATCCGCAGGCGATCGCCACAGTACGGATGGCCCAGATGGTGACGACGAACGAATTGGGGCCAGCAGTGTTTGGATTGGTGGTGCAGCCCGAAAACTCAAAGCAGCTCGAACGAATTCAACTTCAAGTGGCGCAGGGGTTGGGTTTTCTTAACGAGTTGTTGGGCGATCGCCCTTACTTTGGCAGCGACCAATTGACTTTAGGCGATGTTGTCGCAGGAGTTGTGGTGTCTCTGTTGCCTTATGTGCAAGTTGACTTAGTAGATTACCCAGCCCTAAAAGCTTGGTCGGAGCGCTTGATGGCACGAGAGGCTTGGCAAAAAACACAACCCAACCCACAGCAGTTTGAGGAATTTAGGCGGCGAGTCAAGATCATTGCCAAACAACGGTTGCGCCAATATTCGCAGGGTAGACGACGGGATAAAGCGATCGCCCCTGGTTCTTAG
- a CDS encoding TIGR01777 family oxidoreductase translates to MKVAIAGATGFVGSRLVERLQAEGHQIVAFSRSRERAEQLFPRTVFSNVEVVPYTPTTPGAWQQAVAGCDGVVNLAGEAIADGRWTESRKQEILSSRQLSTQNIVAAINQANPKPTVLVNASAVGYYGTSETATFDETSAAGKDFLAQVCQTWEAEAQKVKDSGTRLVIVRTGIVLGMGGALAKMLPPFKLFAGGPIGSGRQWFSWIHREDLVSLILQALTQTNMQGVYNGTAPNPVRMAEFCHVLGEVLNRPSWLPVPDFALEALLGDGAKVVLEGQQVLPKHTLADGLQYQYPTVKQALSEILAAG, encoded by the coding sequence ATGAAAGTCGCGATCGCAGGTGCCACAGGTTTTGTCGGCAGTCGTCTAGTCGAGCGTTTACAGGCGGAAGGCCATCAAATTGTCGCTTTCAGCCGTAGCCGTGAGCGAGCCGAACAGTTGTTTCCTCGCACCGTTTTCTCAAATGTAGAAGTTGTTCCCTACACTCCTACTACTCCGGGCGCTTGGCAGCAGGCAGTGGCAGGTTGTGATGGCGTGGTGAATTTGGCTGGGGAAGCGATCGCAGACGGCAGATGGACTGAATCCCGCAAACAAGAGATTTTGAGCAGCCGCCAACTTAGCACCCAAAACATCGTGGCAGCGATCAACCAAGCCAACCCGAAACCAACCGTGTTAGTCAACGCTTCGGCAGTGGGCTATTACGGCACGAGTGAAACCGCTACCTTTGACGAAACCAGTGCGGCTGGCAAAGATTTCTTGGCGCAAGTTTGCCAAACCTGGGAAGCGGAAGCCCAAAAAGTTAAGGATAGCGGCACCCGCTTGGTGATTGTGCGGACTGGGATTGTTTTGGGGATGGGAGGCGCACTAGCCAAAATGCTACCTCCGTTCAAGCTGTTTGCAGGCGGGCCGATTGGTAGTGGTCGGCAATGGTTTTCTTGGATTCACCGCGAAGACTTGGTCAGCCTAATTCTGCAAGCACTGACCCAAACCAATATGCAAGGGGTGTATAACGGCACTGCTCCCAACCCAGTCCGTATGGCTGAGTTTTGCCATGTATTAGGCGAGGTGCTGAACCGTCCTTCCTGGTTGCCAGTCCCGGATTTTGCCTTGGAAGCTTTGCTGGGAGATGGAGCCAAGGTTGTCCTAGAAGGTCAGCAGGTTCTACCAAAGCACACCCTCGCCGATGGTTTGCAATATCAATATCCCACGGTGAAACAAGCGCTCTCAGAAATTTTGGCGGCTGGCTAG
- a CDS encoding TetR/AcrR family transcriptional regulator: MAKADETRAKILQEAATLFNQQGYAGSSMSDIMQATGLQKGGIYNHFTSKQALALEAFDFAFQRCQERLRIALATKQHAIERLQAILGVFYSFIEDPPIAGGCPILNTAIESDDANPALRDRAQAAMNTLRNSIRRTVERGIARGEIRPTVEADTVATVMISTLEGALMMSKLYDDPVHLERAIAHLNDYLCDRLPPPSI; encoded by the coding sequence ATGGCTAAGGCTGACGAAACTAGAGCCAAGATCCTGCAAGAGGCGGCGACTCTGTTTAATCAGCAGGGCTACGCGGGTTCGTCGATGTCGGACATTATGCAGGCGACAGGGTTACAAAAAGGAGGGATTTACAACCATTTCACGAGTAAGCAGGCTCTAGCTTTAGAGGCTTTTGACTTTGCTTTTCAGAGATGCCAAGAACGGCTTCGCATTGCTCTAGCGACAAAGCAGCATGCTATAGAACGGCTGCAAGCGATTTTGGGTGTCTTTTACAGTTTTATCGAAGACCCGCCGATCGCGGGAGGTTGCCCAATTCTCAATACGGCGATCGAGAGTGATGATGCCAATCCTGCGTTGCGCGATCGCGCTCAAGCAGCGATGAATACCTTACGCAATTCGATTCGACGCACTGTGGAGCGGGGAATTGCCAGGGGTGAAATTCGGCCTACGGTTGAGGCGGATACCGTAGCAACGGTGATGATTTCTACCTTGGAAGGAGCCCTAATGATGAGCAAGCTCTATGACGATCCGGTGCATTTGGAGCGAGCGATCGCGCATCTAAATGATTACCTTTGCGATCGCTTGCCACCACCATCAATTTAG
- a CDS encoding class I SAM-dependent methyltransferase: MDKKQLFDRWAPSYDWLFPSVFYQAIHQRLLEFTQLGDRAQVLDLGCGTGRLLYRLAEQFPSLQGTGLDLSAEMLGQAQKRQPQSSRLTYVQGDAEQLPFGEVQFDAVFNTLSFLHYRQPEQVFAEVSRVLKPAGCFYLVDLTWQPWSDTQALLISPGEIRLYSQKAREQLGQQTGLICQGHYYLLGPVMLTVFTKP, from the coding sequence TTGGACAAGAAACAACTGTTCGATCGCTGGGCACCCAGTTATGACTGGCTCTTTCCCTCAGTGTTTTACCAAGCCATTCATCAGCGCTTGCTGGAATTTACTCAGCTAGGCGATCGCGCTCAGGTGCTAGATCTGGGTTGCGGTACTGGGCGATTACTTTATCGTTTAGCAGAGCAATTTCCCAGCTTACAAGGGACAGGATTGGATCTCTCTGCCGAAATGCTGGGGCAAGCCCAAAAACGCCAGCCTCAATCGTCTCGGCTCACCTATGTTCAAGGTGATGCCGAGCAGCTACCTTTTGGCGAGGTACAGTTTGATGCCGTGTTTAACACACTTAGCTTTTTGCACTACCGTCAGCCAGAGCAAGTTTTTGCTGAAGTCAGCCGAGTCTTAAAACCAGCGGGTTGCTTCTACTTGGTTGACTTGACGTGGCAGCCTTGGTCAGATACCCAAGCTCTACTGATCTCGCCAGGAGAAATTCGGCTTTATAGCCAGAAAGCCCGCGAACAGCTAGGGCAACAGACAGGGCTAATTTGCCAAGGCCATTATTATCTACTGGGTCCTGTGATGCTGACAGTTTTCACTAAACCCTAG
- a CDS encoding GNAT family N-acetyltransferase produces MSLNYLIQPLTIADQPFLWEMLFEAAHLRDEGETSIQAAMHHPLLARYVEGWGREGDLGFVAIASGTNQKVGAVWVRLWPGTEKGFAYVSDDVPELAIAVLPDYCNQGIGTQLIAHLLEAAKPIYPAISLSVRAHNPALRLYERMGFRAIAGSEVRNRAGGISLTMKLAL; encoded by the coding sequence ATGAGCTTGAACTACCTAATTCAACCCTTAACCATCGCGGATCAGCCGTTTCTATGGGAAATGCTGTTTGAGGCAGCCCACCTCAGAGACGAGGGCGAAACTAGCATTCAAGCTGCGATGCATCATCCTCTGCTAGCTCGTTACGTTGAAGGTTGGGGCCGAGAGGGAGATCTAGGGTTTGTGGCGATCGCCTCCGGTACCAACCAGAAAGTTGGAGCTGTCTGGGTCAGGCTTTGGCCAGGGACAGAAAAAGGCTTCGCTTATGTATCAGATGACGTGCCAGAGCTAGCGATCGCCGTACTACCGGACTATTGCAACCAAGGCATTGGCACTCAGCTCATCGCTCATTTACTCGAAGCGGCAAAACCGATTTACCCAGCGATTTCTCTCAGTGTCAGAGCTCATAATCCTGCTCTACGGTTGTATGAAAGGATGGGGTTTCGAGCGATCGCGGGGAGTGAAGTTCGCAATCGCGCTGGCGGTATTTCCTTGACGATGAAACTAGCGCTGTAA